A portion of the uncultured Draconibacterium sp. genome contains these proteins:
- a CDS encoding glycosyl hydrolase, with product MKSNSHMFYTVIYAIVFLAVACNSGSAKKHENILVTETADLIGNFKNPPPAAKARTWWHWMNGNVSKEGITADLEAMKSVGIQEAQLFNASLGEPQGHATYLSEEWLELFKFAASEAQRLGLELAFHNGPGWSSSGGPWITPEYAMQVLVFSEVMVEGGKAFSDFLPQPETRLNYYNDIAVLAFPKPKSEVKIDGLDFKNLSGRVRNHLGPEAKQILASALVRQSNIIDLTDKVSADGRLEWNAPDGDWIILRIGHTPTGQKNISAPTGCQGLECDKMSKKAVDFFWQGGISPIIEKLDTLVGSALTNCIIDSYEVGTTNWTPGFAKEFKRLRGYDCALLLPALAGYYIESGEISERFLWDFRRTIGDLIAENYYAYFRDKCHENNLKFSVEPYWGPFDNMQVGATGDIVMCEFWSGELAFFDSPKFVASIAKLNGSSIVGAEAFTDMGGWNRHPADFKAIGDMAWAQGINRFIFHSYVHQPWNIAPGLTLGPFGVDFNRLNTWWEQGKAFLDYIARGQFLLQQGTPVADVLVFTGEASPNDGLLMPEIKALGYDYDLIGANKLGILTVENGLICTPVGGKYQALALPESTWLTPETLQIIEKLAKSGATIIGSRPQKSPSLKNYPECDSQVLKLSKELWDADLIKVGSVLDFLKNGTLPPDFSVEEGGRENLDYIHRKTGETDIYFVASSRKGSRTERCRFRVSAKQPELWNAETGEITNAAVWKDNGDGTTTVSLQLKSEGSVFVIFRKPIASESNIESITMELQKSNSDPLPDLQIIKAEYGTLLPDGLVDVTEVIANSVQNNTLNVIANRELCSCDPAPGYKKELRIEYRIGNDVFEKNAMEKEWLNITAIEKGELEILKAVFGKFERGVPGIPANNPIYDVTENIKSLLVSGVLEIPVTDSLVDEIPANDNKKTLRVVYSTNGEEHTVSVPEGRTLNLARSTPYAEMIYKNGQAYWVTPYSGKLTYTNSSGKNKTIWVKSVPKPIELTGSWNVNFPETNGNVLNTSFKRLTSWSSSADKAIRYFSGTASYQKQFTVSADLLKKGNLLQLDMGSVKVIAEVILNGKNLGVLWKAPFRIDIKEAIVAGNNTLEIRVTNLWPNRLIGDEQLPLDYERNGNRIKQWPNWLISNSERPTKRTTFAAYKHWDKDSELLPSGLLGPVKLIISKEVEID from the coding sequence ATGAAATCAAATTCCCACATGTTTTATACAGTCATTTATGCCATTGTTTTTCTTGCAGTGGCTTGTAATTCAGGTTCAGCTAAAAAGCATGAAAATATTCTGGTTACAGAAACGGCAGATTTAATCGGGAATTTCAAGAACCCACCACCAGCAGCAAAAGCCCGAACGTGGTGGCACTGGATGAATGGGAATGTTTCCAAAGAAGGAATAACGGCTGATCTGGAGGCGATGAAAAGTGTTGGTATCCAGGAGGCTCAACTATTTAATGCCAGTTTGGGCGAACCACAAGGACACGCAACTTATTTAAGCGAAGAGTGGTTGGAGCTGTTTAAATTTGCGGCTTCAGAAGCACAACGTTTAGGGCTTGAATTGGCATTTCACAATGGTCCCGGCTGGTCGTCGAGCGGTGGCCCGTGGATTACCCCCGAATATGCCATGCAGGTACTTGTTTTTAGTGAAGTGATGGTAGAAGGTGGCAAAGCGTTTTCCGACTTTTTACCCCAGCCCGAAACCCGCTTAAACTATTACAACGATATCGCCGTTTTGGCTTTCCCGAAACCGAAAAGTGAGGTAAAAATTGACGGTCTCGATTTTAAAAATCTTTCGGGAAGAGTGCGTAATCACCTGGGGCCGGAGGCAAAACAGATTCTTGCATCAGCTTTAGTTCGTCAATCCAATATTATCGATTTAACGGATAAAGTTTCAGCTGATGGGAGGCTGGAATGGAATGCTCCTGACGGCGATTGGATTATTTTGCGAATAGGCCACACGCCAACAGGCCAAAAGAACATCTCTGCGCCCACTGGCTGTCAAGGCCTGGAGTGTGATAAAATGAGCAAAAAAGCCGTTGACTTTTTTTGGCAAGGAGGAATCAGCCCAATTATTGAAAAGCTGGATACTCTGGTAGGTTCGGCTCTTACAAATTGTATAATTGATAGTTATGAAGTAGGTACGACGAACTGGACTCCCGGTTTTGCAAAAGAATTCAAGAGGCTTCGGGGCTATGATTGTGCTTTGTTACTGCCGGCGCTGGCCGGTTATTATATTGAAAGCGGCGAAATAAGCGAGCGTTTTTTGTGGGATTTCCGGCGAACGATTGGCGACTTAATTGCTGAAAACTATTACGCCTATTTTCGGGATAAGTGCCACGAGAATAACCTGAAATTTTCTGTAGAACCCTATTGGGGACCTTTCGATAATATGCAGGTTGGGGCAACAGGCGATATTGTAATGTGCGAATTTTGGAGTGGAGAGTTGGCATTTTTTGATTCGCCTAAATTTGTGGCCTCCATTGCCAAATTAAATGGCAGCTCGATTGTCGGAGCCGAGGCGTTTACCGATATGGGAGGATGGAACAGGCATCCTGCAGACTTTAAGGCCATTGGCGATATGGCCTGGGCACAAGGCATTAATCGTTTTATTTTTCATAGTTACGTTCATCAGCCATGGAATATCGCTCCAGGACTGACTCTTGGACCTTTCGGAGTTGATTTCAATCGTTTGAATACCTGGTGGGAACAAGGAAAAGCTTTTCTCGATTATATTGCACGAGGTCAGTTTTTGCTGCAACAGGGAACACCGGTTGCCGATGTTTTGGTTTTTACAGGTGAAGCATCGCCAAACGATGGTTTGCTAATGCCTGAAATAAAAGCGCTAGGATATGATTATGATTTAATTGGCGCAAATAAACTCGGCATATTAACCGTAGAAAATGGTCTGATTTGTACTCCGGTTGGAGGCAAATACCAGGCGTTGGCACTACCTGAATCTACCTGGTTAACACCCGAAACGCTACAAATAATTGAAAAGCTGGCTAAGTCAGGTGCTACAATAATTGGTTCCAGACCACAAAAATCACCAAGTCTTAAAAATTATCCCGAATGCGATAGTCAGGTTCTGAAACTATCGAAAGAATTATGGGATGCGGATTTGATAAAAGTGGGTTCCGTTTTGGATTTCTTAAAAAATGGTACACTTCCTCCTGATTTTTCTGTTGAAGAAGGAGGCCGTGAGAATCTGGATTATATCCACCGAAAAACCGGAGAGACAGATATTTATTTTGTTGCAAGCTCACGAAAGGGAAGCCGGACGGAGCGTTGCCGTTTTCGTGTATCAGCCAAACAGCCCGAATTGTGGAATGCCGAAACAGGTGAAATAACAAATGCTGCAGTATGGAAGGATAATGGCGATGGTACTACAACTGTCTCGCTTCAACTTAAATCGGAAGGTTCTGTTTTTGTTATTTTCAGAAAACCAATTGCAAGCGAGAGTAATATTGAAAGTATCACGATGGAACTTCAAAAGTCGAACTCAGACCCACTTCCGGATTTACAAATTATAAAAGCCGAATACGGAACTTTATTACCGGATGGCTTGGTTGATGTGACTGAGGTTATTGCGAATAGTGTTCAAAACAATACATTGAATGTTATCGCAAACAGGGAGCTTTGTTCATGTGATCCCGCTCCAGGCTACAAAAAAGAATTGCGCATTGAATATCGAATCGGAAATGACGTGTTTGAAAAAAACGCGATGGAAAAAGAATGGCTAAATATCACGGCCATTGAAAAGGGCGAATTAGAAATTCTGAAAGCAGTATTTGGTAAGTTTGAAAGAGGGGTGCCTGGTATCCCAGCGAATAATCCGATCTATGATGTAACCGAAAATATTAAATCTCTGCTTGTTTCGGGTGTGTTGGAAATTCCGGTAACCGATAGTCTCGTTGATGAAATACCCGCTAACGATAATAAGAAAACTCTACGCGTTGTTTATTCTACCAATGGAGAGGAACATACGGTCTCCGTTCCTGAAGGACGAACTCTCAATTTAGCCAGGTCAACTCCTTACGCTGAAATGATTTATAAAAATGGACAAGCTTATTGGGTAACTCCTTATTCCGGGAAATTAACTTATACCAATTCTTCAGGGAAAAACAAAACGATTTGGGTAAAATCAGTTCCCAAACCAATTGAATTGACTGGTTCATGGAATGTAAACTTTCCTGAAACTAATGGAAATGTGCTTAATACCAGCTTCAAGCGCTTAACATCCTGGTCAAGCTCTGCGGATAAGGCCATTCGTTATTTCTCGGGGACAGCAAGCTATCAAAAACAGTTCACTGTTTCTGCAGACCTTCTTAAAAAGGGCAACTTGTTACAGTTAGATATGGGTAGTGTAAAAGTAATTGCCGAGGTGATTTTAAATGGAAAAAATCTGGGCGTTTTGTGGAAAGCACCTTTTCGAATTGATATTAAAGAGGCTATCGTGGCAGGAAACAATACATTGGAAATACGAGTTACCAACCTTTGGCCGAACCGATTAATCGGCGACGAACAATTGCCTTTGGACTACGAGCGAAATGGGAATAGAATAAAACAATGGCCCAATTGGCTGATAAGTAATTCCGAACGCCCTACAAAGCGAACTACTTTTGCCGCTTATAAACACTGGGATAAGGATTCTGAATTATTACCTTCGGGATTATTAGGGCCGGTAAAATTGATTATTTCCAAAGAAGTTGAAATCGATTAA